In Paenibacillus sp. FSL M7-0420, a single genomic region encodes these proteins:
- the kdpA gene encoding potassium-transporting ATPase subunit KdpA — translation MGIVQIVVVILILVLLVKPVGTYLYHVFSNEPNRTDRVFGAAEKGIYRLIGLKQRGGMSWKKYALSFIVTNIVLVVFSYLFLRLQKGLPLNPNGIGNMEETLTFNTVISFMTNTNLQHYSGESGVSYFSQMAVMTMLMFTSAASGFSVAVAFVRGITGRSSVGNFFEDFVKAHIRIFIPLALLVTLALVALHVPQTLKPTLEVTTLEGQTQQIAIGPVASLESIKHIGTNGGGFFGANSAHPFENPGPLSNVLEILSMWLLPASLPYMYGKFAGNKRQGWMIFGAMMTLFVVLLGLNYAAERAGNPAINAMGIDASQGSMEGKEVRFGIAQSALFTTVTTAATTGSVNNMHDTLTPLGSITPLTLMMLNNVFGGKGVGLINMLMYAILGVFLCGLMVGRTPEFLGRKIEAREMKLIAIAILIHPLIILVPTAAAFLTELGKGSISNPGFHGMTQVLYEYVSSAANNGSGFEGLADNTSFWNITTGVVMLLGRYVSMIAMLAVAGSLLRKKPVPETIGTFRTDNGLFTGILIGTVLIIGALTFLPVIVLGPIAEYLTLR, via the coding sequence GTGGGGATTGTGCAGATTGTAGTCGTCATCTTAATACTCGTACTGCTGGTGAAGCCGGTGGGCACTTATCTATATCATGTATTCTCAAATGAACCGAACCGGACAGACCGGGTGTTCGGCGCAGCGGAGAAGGGGATTTATCGTCTGATCGGGCTGAAGCAGCGGGGCGGGATGTCCTGGAAGAAATATGCGCTCAGCTTCATTGTAACGAACATTGTATTGGTGGTATTCAGTTATCTCTTTCTGCGGCTGCAAAAGGGGCTTCCGCTCAACCCGAACGGGATCGGCAATATGGAAGAGACGCTCACCTTCAATACGGTAATCAGCTTCATGACCAATACGAACCTCCAGCATTACAGCGGGGAGAGCGGCGTGTCCTACTTCTCACAGATGGCGGTCATGACGATGCTGATGTTCACCTCGGCCGCCAGCGGCTTTTCGGTCGCGGTTGCTTTTGTCAGAGGGATTACGGGACGCAGCTCGGTGGGGAACTTCTTCGAGGACTTCGTCAAAGCGCATATCCGGATCTTCATTCCACTGGCACTGCTTGTAACACTGGCGCTTGTAGCGCTTCATGTGCCGCAGACTCTGAAACCTACGCTGGAAGTCACCACGCTTGAAGGGCAGACCCAGCAGATTGCTATCGGTCCGGTGGCCTCCCTGGAGTCCATTAAGCATATCGGGACGAACGGCGGGGGCTTCTTCGGAGCTAACTCTGCCCATCCTTTTGAGAATCCGGGTCCGCTGAGCAATGTGCTGGAGATCCTCTCCATGTGGCTGCTGCCCGCGTCTCTGCCGTATATGTACGGGAAGTTCGCCGGGAACAAGCGGCAGGGCTGGATGATTTTTGGCGCGATGATGACGCTGTTCGTGGTATTGCTGGGATTGAATTACGCTGCGGAAAGGGCGGGCAACCCGGCGATTAACGCCATGGGGATAGATGCTTCACAGGGCAGTATGGAGGGAAAAGAGGTCCGGTTCGGCATCGCACAGTCGGCGCTGTTCACCACTGTTACAACGGCGGCCACCACCGGCAGTGTGAACAATATGCATGATACGCTGACGCCGCTCGGCAGTATTACCCCGCTGACCCTGATGATGCTGAATAATGTATTCGGCGGCAAAGGGGTCGGGCTGATCAATATGCTCATGTATGCGATCCTCGGCGTGTTCCTCTGCGGGCTGATGGTGGGCCGGACGCCGGAGTTCCTGGGCCGCAAGATTGAAGCGCGGGAGATGAAGCTGATCGCCATCGCAATTCTGATTCATCCGCTGATTATTCTGGTGCCGACGGCGGCTGCTTTTCTGACGGAGCTCGGTAAAGGAAGTATCAGTAACCCCGGCTTCCACGGGATGACCCAGGTGCTGTATGAATACGTATCGTCTGCGGCCAATAACGGCTCGGGCTTCGAAGGGCTGGCGGATAATACCTCCTTCTGGAATATCACCACCGGTGTGGTCATGCTGCTGGGCCGGTATGTCTCAATGATCGCCATGCTGGCGGTTGCCGGTTCCCTGCTGCGCAAGAAGCCGGTGCCGGAGACCATTGGAACCTTCCGCACGGATAACGGGCTGTTCACTGGTATTCTGATCGGTACGGTGCTGATTATCGGCGCGCTGACCTTCCTGCCGGTGATTGTCCTCGGTCCGATTGCAGAATATTTGACTTTACGGTAG
- the kdpB gene encoding potassium-transporting ATPase subunit KdpB yields MSTVHRKKLLTGPILLSAAKDSLVKLNPVTLMKNPVMFVVEVGTVIVLLMVLAPAYFHAEHAVGFNITVFFILLFTVLFANFAEALAEGRGKAQADSLKKTKQDITANKLAGSGVKQVPASELRKGDIVVVSQGELIPGDGEVTEGLASVDESAITGESAPVIKEAGGDFGSVTGGTRVVSDQIKVRITSDPGESFLDRMISLVEGAKRQKTPNEIALNTLLISLTIIFLIVVVTLRPIADYIGVKLEIPVMIALLVCLIPTTIGGLLSAIGIAGMDRVTQFNVLAMSGKAVEAAGDINTMILDKTGTITFGNRMASEFVAVGEASVAELAAWAAVSSLKDETPEGRSVLELAKKLELHYESSLADGGEFIEFKAESRMSGIDLRDGRSVRKGAVDSVKKWVLSRGGTVPSDLDSNSDAIARLGGTPLAVAVDNRIYGLIYLKDTVKPGMKERFDELRSMGIKTIMCTGDNPLTAATIAREAGVDDFIAESTPEDKIAVIRREQNEGKLVAMTGDGTNDAPALAQADVGLAMNSGTTAAKEAANMVDLDSDPSKIIEVVAIGKQLLMTRGALTTFSIANDIAKYFAIIPAMFTLAIPEMEALNIMGLGSPSSAIISALIFNAIIIPLLIPLAMRGVSYKPMSSTRLLTRNIVIYGLGGVAVPFAGIKLIDMLVSIWI; encoded by the coding sequence ATGAGTACTGTACACAGAAAGAAGCTGCTGACGGGTCCCATCCTGCTAAGTGCTGCCAAGGATAGTCTGGTGAAGCTGAACCCGGTAACGCTAATGAAGAATCCGGTCATGTTCGTCGTGGAGGTCGGGACGGTTATCGTCTTGCTTATGGTGCTGGCGCCCGCGTATTTCCATGCGGAGCATGCGGTAGGCTTCAATATAACCGTGTTCTTCATCCTGCTGTTCACTGTGCTGTTCGCTAACTTCGCGGAAGCGCTGGCGGAGGGCCGGGGCAAGGCACAAGCCGATTCGCTCAAAAAAACCAAGCAGGACATCACCGCCAATAAGCTGGCGGGATCAGGGGTCAAGCAGGTACCTGCCTCTGAGCTGCGCAAAGGCGATATCGTAGTCGTCAGCCAGGGCGAACTGATTCCCGGCGACGGGGAAGTAACCGAAGGGCTGGCTTCTGTAGACGAATCGGCCATCACCGGAGAGTCGGCCCCGGTCATTAAGGAAGCCGGAGGCGACTTCGGCTCCGTGACCGGCGGTACCCGCGTAGTCAGCGACCAGATCAAGGTGCGGATCACCAGTGATCCGGGGGAATCGTTCCTGGACCGGATGATCTCGCTGGTCGAAGGGGCGAAGCGCCAGAAGACACCGAATGAGATTGCCCTGAACACGCTGCTGATCAGCCTCACGATTATTTTCCTGATTGTCGTCGTTACCCTGCGTCCCATCGCGGATTATATCGGGGTGAAGCTGGAGATACCGGTCATGATCGCGCTGCTCGTCTGCCTGATTCCGACCACCATCGGCGGGCTGCTGTCGGCCATCGGGATAGCGGGCATGGACCGGGTGACGCAGTTCAACGTCCTGGCGATGTCCGGGAAGGCAGTGGAAGCTGCCGGGGACATCAACACGATGATTCTGGATAAGACGGGGACGATTACCTTCGGCAACCGGATGGCCAGTGAGTTCGTAGCAGTGGGCGAAGCATCAGTAGCCGAGCTTGCCGCCTGGGCGGCGGTCAGCTCGCTGAAGGATGAGACGCCCGAAGGACGCTCTGTCCTGGAGCTGGCGAAGAAGCTGGAGCTTCATTATGAGAGCAGCCTCGCGGACGGCGGGGAGTTCATTGAGTTCAAGGCGGAGAGCCGGATGAGCGGGATAGATCTCCGGGATGGACGCTCTGTGCGCAAGGGAGCGGTGGATTCCGTGAAGAAGTGGGTGCTGTCCCGGGGCGGCACCGTGCCGTCTGATCTGGACAGCAACTCGGATGCTATTGCCCGGCTGGGCGGCACTCCGCTTGCAGTTGCTGTAGATAACCGGATCTACGGGCTGATCTACCTGAAGGATACGGTTAAGCCAGGGATGAAGGAGCGCTTCGACGAGCTGCGCAGCATGGGAATCAAGACGATTATGTGTACCGGGGATAACCCGCTGACCGCAGCCACGATTGCCCGTGAAGCCGGGGTTGATGATTTCATTGCCGAGAGTACCCCGGAGGATAAGATTGCGGTGATCCGCCGGGAGCAGAACGAGGGTAAGCTGGTCGCCATGACCGGGGATGGAACGAACGATGCTCCCGCGCTGGCCCAGGCCGATGTGGGGCTGGCGATGAACAGCGGGACAACCGCTGCCAAGGAAGCGGCCAATATGGTGGATCTGGATTCTGATCCGTCCAAGATCATCGAGGTTGTAGCCATCGGGAAGCAGCTTCTTATGACGCGCGGGGCGCTGACCACGTTCAGCATCGCTAACGATATTGCCAAGTATTTTGCGATCATTCCGGCGATGTTCACGCTCGCTATTCCTGAGATGGAAGCCCTGAACATCATGGGGCTGGGGTCCCCAAGCTCGGCGATAATCTCGGCGCTGATCTTCAATGCCATCATCATCCCGCTGCTGATTCCGCTCGCGATGCGGGGGGTCTCCTATAAGCCGATGAGTTCTACCAGGCTGCTGACGCGCAACATTGTCATCTATGGTCTGGGCGGGGTCGCTGTTCCATTCGCCGGCATCAAGCTGATTGATATGCTAGTCAGTATATGGATCTAG
- a CDS encoding potassium-transporting ATPase subunit F, with protein sequence MAVVLAATALLFLYLGYALIHPEKF encoded by the coding sequence ATGGCAGTTGTCCTCGCAGCTACTGCGCTGCTGTTTCTGTATTTGGGCTATGCTTTGATTCATCCTGAAAAATTCTAA
- a CDS encoding universal stress protein, with product MAPYKRKSPEEILYSIYQLQRGRLKIIIGSVSGSGKTYHMLEEGKLLKHQGIDVVISAVSTMGRAETVQQLGDLERVPSIHWLKDGKEEKDLPLEALVERNPEVLLVDGLAHRNREEARFMTRLADIRYLMDQGISVITTINVYELAGVGEQIYEMTGIRAECTVPLNTLELADEVRLIDVSPETILKRLEEGVLGEGAHPALSLRGNLGVLREVSLRLMAEGVNDSLEKHREAEGLIGPSGATERILVSAQYHWNGSLYIRRGQQIAKRLNGDLLIVTFLLRGHPLTKDQQVFKRSIRKLTERIQARFEEVELIRLRMLPAMLVRYAIQNNVTRIVMGHSQKSRWQEKWQGSIASRVLRRTRNIDVFLMADRAEQEGERVLPVRSAVKMAAEPFHRLTGRELEKRIEDIRRGTFKVYIGAAPGVGKTYKMLQEGNLLLGKGIDVVIGLLETHGREETGKQVGKLTMIPRARIAYQSTELTEMDTAAIIARHPEVVLVDELAHTNVPGSVTRKRYEDVMKLLENGISVITTVNVQHLESLNDAVEQLTGVRVRETVPDAILRMASEVELIDVTPQMLQQRMREGKIYAQEKVNQALESFFKIGNLIALRELALREIADDVDERLEAWEREPALRGPWSRREVIFVCVDTGPQAERLVRRGFRIAHRLKAEWHVHYVHCTRMKTAEEQKRLDTLKALTERLGGVMDITEAGSRKHLYKHLLQRMNDMQTTQLIIGQSRRPFLRSLFSTSFVQYLLRHARHMDMLIVAVHTQMME from the coding sequence GTGGCGCCCTATAAACGCAAGTCTCCTGAGGAGATTCTATATTCTATCTACCAGCTCCAGCGGGGGCGGCTGAAGATCATCATCGGCTCGGTCAGCGGCTCCGGCAAAACCTATCATATGCTGGAGGAAGGCAAGCTGCTGAAGCACCAGGGGATCGATGTCGTGATCAGTGCGGTCTCCACTATGGGCCGGGCGGAGACGGTTCAGCAGCTTGGCGATCTGGAGCGCGTGCCCAGTATTCACTGGCTGAAGGACGGCAAGGAGGAGAAGGATCTGCCGCTTGAAGCGCTGGTGGAGCGCAATCCTGAGGTGCTGCTGGTCGATGGTCTGGCCCACCGCAACCGCGAAGAGGCACGGTTCATGACAAGGCTTGCGGACATCCGTTATCTGATGGATCAGGGCATCAGCGTAATTACGACTATTAATGTCTATGAGCTGGCCGGTGTGGGCGAGCAAATCTATGAAATGACCGGCATCCGTGCGGAGTGCACCGTGCCACTCAATACACTGGAACTCGCCGATGAGGTACGGCTGATCGATGTGTCCCCGGAGACCATTCTCAAGCGGCTGGAGGAGGGAGTGCTTGGTGAAGGCGCGCATCCGGCACTATCCCTCAGGGGCAACCTTGGCGTACTCCGTGAGGTGTCACTGCGGCTGATGGCGGAAGGGGTAAATGATTCTCTCGAAAAGCACCGCGAGGCCGAGGGACTGATCGGCCCTTCGGGTGCAACAGAGCGGATTCTGGTATCCGCGCAGTATCATTGGAACGGCTCCCTCTATATTAGAAGAGGACAGCAGATTGCCAAACGGTTGAACGGAGACCTGCTTATCGTTACCTTCCTCCTGCGCGGCCATCCGTTGACCAAAGATCAGCAGGTATTCAAGCGCTCCATCCGCAAGCTGACCGAGCGGATTCAGGCCCGGTTCGAGGAGGTGGAGCTGATACGTCTGCGGATGCTGCCCGCCATGCTTGTGCGCTACGCCATTCAAAACAATGTCACCCGAATTGTGATGGGGCATTCGCAGAAAAGCCGCTGGCAGGAGAAGTGGCAGGGCTCCATAGCCAGCCGTGTCCTGCGGCGGACGCGGAATATCGATGTGTTCCTGATGGCTGACCGTGCCGAGCAGGAGGGGGAACGGGTTCTGCCGGTCCGTTCCGCAGTGAAGATGGCGGCAGAACCGTTCCACCGGCTGACCGGCCGGGAGCTGGAGAAGCGGATCGAGGATATCCGCCGGGGCACCTTCAAGGTGTACATCGGCGCAGCCCCGGGCGTAGGCAAAACCTACAAGATGCTCCAGGAAGGTAATCTGCTGCTGGGCAAGGGCATCGATGTGGTCATCGGGCTGCTGGAGACCCATGGGCGAGAGGAAACTGGCAAACAGGTGGGCAAGTTAACGATGATTCCTAGAGCGCGGATTGCCTACCAGTCCACCGAGCTTACGGAGATGGATACAGCGGCGATTATCGCCCGCCATCCCGAGGTGGTGCTGGTGGATGAGCTGGCCCACACGAATGTTCCGGGAAGCGTGACCCGCAAGCGTTATGAGGATGTTATGAAGCTGCTGGAGAACGGGATCTCTGTCATTACCACGGTCAATGTGCAGCATCTGGAGAGCCTGAACGATGCGGTGGAGCAGTTAACTGGTGTGCGTGTGCGTGAGACGGTGCCGGATGCCATCCTGCGGATGGCGAGTGAGGTGGAGCTGATTGATGTGACTCCGCAGATGCTGCAGCAGCGGATGCGGGAAGGGAAGATCTATGCGCAGGAGAAGGTCAATCAGGCACTGGAGTCCTTCTTCAAGATCGGCAATCTGATCGCGCTGCGGGAGCTGGCGCTCCGCGAGATCGCCGATGATGTGGATGAACGGCTGGAGGCCTGGGAGCGTGAGCCTGCCTTGCGCGGGCCCTGGAGCAGACGGGAGGTTATCTTCGTCTGTGTAGACACAGGTCCGCAGGCTGAACGGCTGGTCCGCCGCGGCTTCCGCATTGCACACCGCCTGAAGGCGGAGTGGCATGTTCACTACGTGCACTGTACCCGCATGAAGACGGCGGAGGAGCAGAAGCGGCTGGATACGCTGAAGGCTCTGACCGAGCGGCTGGGCGGGGTAATGGACATTACGGAGGCGGGAAGCCGCAAGCATCTCTATAAGCATTTGCTCCAGCGGATGAATGACATGCAGACTACACAGCTGATCATCGGCCAGTCCCGCAGACCGTTCCTGCGCAGCCTGTTCTCTACCAGCTTTGTTCAATATCTGCTGCGGCATGCCCGGCATATGGATATGCTGATCGTGGCCGTTCATACGCAGATGATGGAATGA
- the kdpC gene encoding potassium-transporting ATPase subunit KdpC, protein MAQSTHETTGEQVSASPAAFVFTTVRLSIVFIILCGMIYPLASTALAQVLLPAQANGSLLKDASGKVVGSALIGQSFTNQAMFQSRVSSIGYKAEASGSNNYGPSNPELLQRTKDSITQWKLDNPGVPVSQLPVDLITNSGSGLDPHISPAAALVQVPRIGKLTGIPADTLEALVKEHTEGRDLGLFGEKRVNVLKLNLALTEIAK, encoded by the coding sequence ATGGCACAATCTACTCATGAGACAACCGGAGAGCAGGTCTCCGCTTCACCAGCAGCTTTTGTCTTCACTACAGTGAGGTTAAGCATAGTATTCATTATTCTCTGCGGAATGATCTATCCGCTGGCTTCCACCGCGCTGGCCCAGGTGCTGCTGCCTGCCCAGGCGAACGGCAGCCTGCTGAAGGATGCTTCCGGGAAGGTCGTCGGTTCTGCGCTGATCGGGCAGAGCTTCACGAATCAGGCAATGTTCCAGAGCCGTGTATCCAGTATCGGGTACAAGGCCGAAGCCTCAGGCTCGAATAACTATGGCCCATCGAATCCTGAACTGCTTCAGCGCACGAAGGATTCGATTACCCAGTGGAAGCTGGACAATCCCGGCGTCCCTGTAAGTCAGCTCCCTGTGGATCTGATAACGAATTCAGGCTCGGGTCTTGATCCGCATATTTCACCGGCTGCGGCGCTCGTGCAGGTTCCCCGGATCGGCAAGCTGACCGGCATTCCGGCAGATACCCTTGAAGCACTGGTGAAGGAGCATACCGAAGGGCGTGATCTGGGGCTTTTCGGAGAGAAACGGGTGAATGTGCTGAAGCTGAATCTGGCGCTGACGGAGATAGCGAAATAA
- a CDS encoding sensor histidine kinase KdpD, producing the protein MIGENTAKKRRGRLRIFFGYVPGAGKTRAMLEAAHAEQKNGQQVLAGYIEAHDRADNAELINGLELMPPLDIPVNGTIVPEFDLDQAIRRRPDLILLDELAHINAPGVRHKRRVQDVEELLRAGIDVYTTVSIEQLESMTDVVASMTGMAEPARIPDSVFERADQVEFIDISPDIWLERLHEGRIYSTEQLRQEAGDLYTPQKLSALRELALRYRADQIKRYEGRLGERAVEASLYSREHILVCLSSAISNKKVIRTAARMAEDLQGEFTALYVETSRTKELTVRNKSELRENLRLAEQLGAQVATVYGEDVPGQIAEYARTSRVSKIILGRSQNRSHWPIASNFVDKLTAAAPNIDVYIIPDQESALQSKIPQYARPPLLSLADTGKTLGILLVCTIIGLWFKVLGFSEANIITVYILGVLLDAMVTKGRLYSAVTSILSVLVFNYFFTEPYFSLQAYDSGYPVTFLVMLAASFITSTLTLRVKEQARESAQKAYRTEVLLETSRKLQQAKDTPAILSETALQMLKLLDRSIIIYEVEGDGLSEPLLYGKDGSTIVAQRDTLEAEREVAEWVLRNNKRAGASTDTFSAAHCLYHAVRSGDTVFAVAGIVMQQEEPLEVFESSLMIAMLGECALALEKDKLNELQKESSLQIRQEQLRANLLRGISHDLRTPLTSISGNAGILIGNSAVLSEEQKQELYSDIYDDSIWLINLVENLLSITRIDNGALHLNFQAELLEEVIAEALLHVNRNKEDHVIRVVLEDELLMARMDSRLIIQVIINLVDNAIKYSGSGSHITLSARQEKGLVVVEVADDGPGIAAEAKAKVFEMFYTADNVRGDGRRGLGLGLALCKSIIHAHGGHIEVQDHAPQGTVFRFTLLAEEVNVHE; encoded by the coding sequence ATGATAGGGGAAAATACAGCGAAGAAGCGGCGGGGCAGGCTGAGGATATTCTTCGGATATGTGCCGGGGGCAGGAAAGACCCGGGCGATGCTGGAGGCCGCCCATGCGGAGCAGAAGAACGGCCAGCAGGTGCTGGCGGGCTACATTGAAGCCCATGACAGAGCAGATAATGCGGAGCTTATTAATGGACTGGAGCTGATGCCGCCGCTGGACATTCCTGTAAACGGGACCATCGTGCCGGAATTTGATCTGGACCAGGCGATCCGCAGGAGGCCGGACCTGATTCTGCTGGATGAACTGGCCCACATCAATGCTCCGGGCGTACGCCACAAGCGGCGGGTTCAGGATGTAGAGGAGCTGCTGCGCGCGGGAATAGATGTCTACACTACGGTTAGTATAGAACAGCTGGAAAGTATGACCGATGTTGTAGCATCCATGACCGGAATGGCTGAGCCCGCGCGTATTCCCGACAGTGTGTTCGAACGTGCGGACCAGGTCGAGTTCATTGATATCAGTCCGGACATTTGGCTGGAGCGTCTGCATGAGGGGCGAATCTATTCCACGGAGCAGCTCCGGCAGGAGGCCGGTGATCTGTACACTCCCCAGAAGCTGAGCGCTTTGCGGGAATTGGCTCTACGGTACAGGGCGGATCAAATCAAACGTTATGAGGGCAGGTTAGGGGAACGGGCAGTGGAAGCCAGCTTGTACAGCAGAGAGCATATCCTTGTCTGTCTGTCGTCGGCAATATCCAATAAGAAGGTCATCCGCACTGCGGCAAGAATGGCCGAAGACCTACAGGGGGAATTCACTGCTCTCTACGTGGAGACCTCAAGAACGAAAGAGTTAACGGTGAGGAACAAGTCGGAGCTGCGGGAGAATCTGCGTCTGGCCGAACAGCTTGGTGCGCAGGTTGCCACGGTATACGGGGAGGATGTGCCGGGGCAGATCGCCGAATATGCCCGAACCAGCCGGGTCTCCAAAATCATCCTTGGCCGGTCGCAGAATCGCAGCCATTGGCCAATCGCTTCGAATTTCGTAGATAAACTGACGGCTGCTGCCCCGAATATCGACGTCTATATCATCCCGGATCAAGAGTCTGCCTTGCAATCCAAAATCCCGCAGTATGCCAGACCTCCGTTGCTCTCGCTGGCTGATACAGGCAAAACCCTGGGGATTCTGCTGGTCTGCACGATCATCGGGCTGTGGTTCAAGGTTCTCGGCTTCAGTGAAGCGAACATTATCACTGTCTATATTCTGGGTGTTCTGCTCGATGCGATGGTTACAAAAGGACGGCTGTACAGCGCGGTGACGTCGATTTTGAGCGTGCTGGTCTTTAACTATTTTTTCACTGAGCCTTATTTCTCGCTTCAGGCCTATGATTCCGGGTATCCGGTGACCTTCCTCGTAATGCTGGCGGCCTCGTTCATCACCAGTACGTTAACGCTGCGGGTGAAGGAGCAGGCCAGAGAATCAGCGCAAAAAGCCTACCGCACCGAGGTGCTCCTGGAGACCAGCCGGAAGCTCCAGCAGGCCAAAGATACGCCCGCCATCCTGAGCGAGACCGCGCTGCAAATGCTCAAGCTGCTGGACCGGAGCATCATCATCTATGAGGTGGAGGGCGATGGACTCTCGGAGCCGCTCCTGTACGGCAAGGATGGGAGTACGATTGTCGCTCAAAGAGATACGCTGGAAGCGGAGCGCGAGGTAGCGGAATGGGTGCTGCGGAACAATAAACGGGCCGGAGCGTCTACCGATACCTTCTCGGCAGCCCATTGCCTGTATCATGCGGTGCGGAGCGGCGATACGGTGTTTGCGGTGGCGGGAATTGTGATGCAGCAGGAAGAACCGCTGGAGGTGTTCGAGTCAAGTCTGATGATCGCCATGCTTGGTGAATGCGCCCTCGCTCTGGAGAAAGACAAGCTGAACGAGCTGCAAAAGGAAAGCTCCCTGCAAATCCGGCAGGAGCAGCTGCGCGCCAATCTGCTGCGCGGCATCTCGCATGATCTGCGCACGCCGCTTACCAGTATTTCCGGCAATGCGGGAATTCTAATCGGCAACTCGGCGGTGCTGAGCGAGGAGCAGAAGCAGGAGCTGTACAGCGATATCTATGACGATTCCATCTGGCTGATCAATCTGGTGGAGAATCTGCTGTCGATTACCCGGATTGATAATGGCGCGCTTCATTTGAACTTTCAGGCGGAGCTGCTGGAGGAAGTGATCGCGGAAGCGCTGCTGCATGTGAACCGCAACAAGGAGGATCATGTGATCCGGGTGGTGCTGGAAGATGAGCTGCTCATGGCAAGGATGGATTCCCGGCTGATCATTCAGGTGATCATCAACCTGGTAGATAATGCGATTAAGTATAGCGGGTCGGGTTCTCATATTACCCTATCCGCCAGACAGGAAAAGGGGCTTGTTGTGGTCGAGGTTGCGGACGACGGACCGGGAATAGCCGCAGAAGCGAAGGCCAAGGTATTCGAGATGTTCTATACGGCGGATAACGTGCGGGGAGACGGCAGGCGCGGTCTGGGTCTGGGTCTTGCGCTCTGCAAATCAATTATTCATGCCCATGGCGGGCATATTGAAGTACAAGATCATGCACCGCAGGGAACGGTCTTCCGCTTCACCCTGCTGGCAGAGGAGGTGAATGTCCATGAATAA
- a CDS encoding response regulator transcription factor, whose amino-acid sequence MNKPMILVVEDDKPIRKLITTTLETQGYKYHTAETGEASILEAVSSQPDLMILDLGLPDMDGVDIIRKVRAWSNLPIIVVSARSEDRDKIEALDAGADDYLTKPFSVEELLARLRVSLRRIRGDSEKLMKDSPFFANGNLRIDYAAGCVWLEGDEIHLTPIEYKLLCLLAKNVGKVLTHNYILHEIWGSPSYDIPALRVFMATLRKKIERSPSQPKVIQTHIGVGYRMLQAGDDSRVI is encoded by the coding sequence ATGAATAAACCCATGATTCTGGTTGTCGAAGATGACAAGCCGATCCGCAAGCTGATTACCACTACGCTGGAGACTCAGGGCTATAAATACCATACCGCAGAGACGGGGGAGGCTTCCATCCTGGAGGCTGTATCCAGTCAGCCGGATCTTATGATCCTGGACCTCGGTCTGCCCGATATGGACGGTGTGGATATTATCCGAAAGGTCCGGGCGTGGTCGAACCTTCCGATCATCGTGGTCAGTGCCCGCAGTGAGGACCGCGACAAGATTGAAGCGCTGGATGCCGGAGCCGATGATTATCTGACCAAGCCCTTCAGCGTGGAGGAGCTGCTCGCCCGGCTGCGGGTCAGTCTGCGGCGAATCCGGGGGGACAGCGAGAAGCTGATGAAGGATTCGCCCTTTTTTGCGAACGGAAATCTGCGGATTGACTATGCGGCGGGCTGTGTCTGGCTGGAGGGTGACGAGATCCACCTGACGCCGATTGAGTATAAGCTGCTGTGTCTGCTGGCGAAGAATGTGGGCAAGGTCCTGACCCATAATTATATCCTGCATGAAATCTGGGGCAGTCCTTCGTACGACATTCCGGCGCTCCGTGTATTCATGGCTACGCTCCGCAAGAAGATTGAGCGCAGCCCTTCCCAGCCCAAGGTGATCCAGACCCATATCGGTGTGGGCTACCGGATGCTGCAGGCGGGGGACGACAGCCGAGTGATTTGA